A region of Necator americanus strain Aroian chromosome I, whole genome shotgun sequence DNA encodes the following proteins:
- a CDS encoding hypothetical protein (NECATOR_CHRI.G986.T2), whose translation MLGRNIGTKVGAQFVNTQYQAYLTQVQGGKKNVQLVPATAPTKKVKGAAQKRAEMRRKGIYVQADSSEFDSTIMEKTSSRSRPFVMKPRNRVLKWKTPPKKPQTDKKPKVISESAENMSSQGEGSNESVTLDSAERLEKKKSDKNERKTSSSQEQVPSSSECPEPETNSWSIRLAIGESTTRRRMSGVNRRACSNHENKVTPTHRLRVSDHAAKLSRTEKPAKIGTDLPAKVYFRSPKRDDIFAPLEDDVDLMKVLVDFNAANLIGVRADDRRSLETAQKILKIASREKAFEKTLTKEENEVLGKFFSGKIPYDAKVLHTLDSVLDKNIDYFRTHKTNLDPEVNRLIEKRGKLKAAMLTTMLSKPKLLPAEWIKQYEAYQREAMRETKGINWPRVCLLYPTQRTFDDGAADVFGNFTRARRGHWLWGVIFGPSDSKTFEEVDKEKKSEGFFLDTAIIRDAKENDTTPALESPPVSEHSKTVVTESKISN comes from the exons ATGTTGGGTAGAAACATCG GAACTAAAGTAGGTGCGCAATTCGTAAACACCCAGTATCAAGCCTATTTGACGCAAGTGCAAGGAGGTAAAAAGAATGTGCAACTAGTACCTGCAACGGCACCGACAAAAAAGGTGAAGGGAGCAGCACAGAAACGCGCAGAAATGAGACGTAAAGG AATATACGTGCAGGCTGACAGCTCGGAGTTTGATTCGACCataatggaaaaaacaagTTCAAGAAGTCGACCCTTTGTAATGAAACCTCGAAACAG GGttttgaaatggaaaactCCTCCTAAGAAACCACAAACAGAT AAAAAACCCAAGGTGATCTCAGAGAGCGCTGAAAACATGAGTTCTCAG gGAGAGGGATCAAATGAAAGTGTCACACTT GATTCCGCCGAaagacttgaaaaaaagaagtccgaC aaaaacgagagaaaaacGTCTAGTTCACAGGAACAAGTGCCGTCCTCGAGCGAGTGTCCAGAACCTGAAACGAATTCTTGGAGTATACGCCTG GCGATCGGAGAGAGCACCACAAGAAGACGGATGTCCGGCGTTAACCGTCGTGCGTGTTCCAATCATGAAAATAAAGTCACACCGACGCATCGGCTAAGGGTGTCGGACCATGCGGCCAAGTTATCAAGAACAGAAAAG CCTGCGAAAATTGGAACCGATCTACCTGCAAAAGTTTACTTTCGAAGCCCTAAACGTGATGACATATTTGCGCCACTGGAAGAT GATGTTGATTTAATGAAAGTCCTGGTCGACTTCAACGCAGCAAACCTTATTGGTGTTCGAGCTGATGAT CGACGTTCACTCGAAACGGCTCAGAAAATTCTTAAGATTGCTTCCAGGGAAAAG GCTTTTGAAAAAACACTCACCAAAGAAGAGAATGAGGTACTAGGAAAGTTCTTCTCAGGAAAAATACCATATGATGCAAAA GTTCTGCACACTCTGGACAGTGTTCTCGATAAAAATATCGACTATTTCCGCACCCATAAGACAAATCTTGATCCGGAAGTAAATCGGCTGATTGAAAAGCGAGGGAAG CTCAAAGCAGCAATGCTGACGACGATGTTATCGAAACCTAAATTACTTCCAGCAGAATGGATAAAGCAGTACGAGG CATATCAAAGAGAAGCGATGAGGGAAACCAAAGGCATAAACTGGCCTCGAGTATGTCTGCTCTACCCAACACAAAGAACCTTCGATGACGGAGCAGCAGATGTTT TTGGAAATTTCACAAGAGCCAGGCGTGGGCATTGGCTTTGGGGAGTAATTTTTGGACCATCAGATTCCAAAACTTTCGAGGAGGTCGATAAGGAGAAGAAATCCGAA GGATTTTTTCTGGACACTGCTATCATTCGAGATGCTAAAGAAAATGATACTACTCCTGCACTGGAAAGCCCTCCAGTTTCGGAACATTCGAAGACGGTAGTAACTGAATCCAAAATTTCTAATTAG